From one bacterium genomic stretch:
- the pilM gene encoding type IV pilus assembly protein PilM, with the protein MPGLLDLKTEAFGIDISDFSVKIAKLKIRGREFDLACFGEEPIPPGLVDNGDIKDEVALAKIINQSLAKAKGEKIRTKEVIFSLPDERAFLRIIQLPKMTPEELRKAVPFEAENHIPIPIKESYLDFEAVEPLVDHLDHCDVLLGAVPQKLVDSYIRTLKMAGLNPFAVDIESLSISRALVKNWISTRSILLIDFGATRTVLIIFSGRTIRFVNSVSFSSEELTKAIALELKISRDEAKRIQMNYGLEAKTKVQLQEKTGDFELEREILDDHRVLKALAPFLEQLTAEIKKFLDFCYSHASHEHLPLARQEVTQVLLSGGGANLKGLDKYLARELGVSVTFGNPWVNILPEPQSRVPEEYLRRSLAYANVLGLALRGMITDQD; encoded by the coding sequence ATGCCCGGTCTATTAGATTTAAAAACAGAGGCATTCGGGATCGACATTTCTGATTTTTCCGTGAAGATTGCCAAACTTAAAATCAGGGGCAGGGAATTTGACCTAGCCTGTTTTGGCGAAGAACCGATTCCCCCAGGCCTTGTCGATAACGGAGATATAAAAGACGAGGTGGCTTTAGCCAAAATCATTAATCAGTCGCTGGCCAAAGCGAAGGGAGAAAAGATAAGGACAAAAGAAGTGATTTTTTCTCTGCCCGACGAAAGAGCCTTTTTGCGGATAATCCAGCTTCCGAAAATGACTCCCGAAGAATTGAGGAAAGCGGTTCCGTTTGAAGCGGAAAACCACATTCCGATCCCGATCAAAGAATCCTATCTTGATTTCGAGGCGGTCGAGCCCCTGGTTGATCATCTGGACCATTGCGACGTTCTGCTGGGAGCCGTTCCCCAGAAACTCGTCGATTCCTATATCCGGACTCTGAAAATGGCCGGCCTGAATCCTTTTGCCGTTGACATCGAATCGCTGTCGATCAGCCGCGCCCTGGTGAAAAACTGGATAAGTACGAGGTCTATTTTATTGATAGATTTTGGCGCCACCAGGACGGTTCTAATAATCTTTTCCGGAAGGACGATCAGATTTGTCAACTCGGTTTCCTTTTCTTCCGAAGAACTGACAAAAGCGATTGCTTTAGAATTGAAAATAAGCCGAGACGAGGCCAAAAGAATCCAGATGAATTACGGCCTGGAAGCAAAAACCAAGGTTCAATTGCAGGAAAAAACAGGAGATTTTGAGCTGGAAAGGGAAATCCTCGACGACCATAGGGTCTTGAAGGCTCTGGCCCCTTTTTTGGAGCAATTGACGGCGGAGATCAAAAAATTCCTCGATTTCTGCTACTCTCATGCCAGCCATGAACATCTGCCGTTGGCCAGGCAAGAAGTCACCCAGGTCCTTCTCTCCGGGGGAGGAGCTAATCTTAAAGGATTGGACAAGTATCTTGCCAGGGAGCTGGGGGTCTCGGTTACTTTCGGCAATCCCTGGGTGAATATCTTGCCGGAACCCCAGTCCAGAGTTCCTGAAGAATATCTGCGGAGATCTTTGGCTTACGCCAATGTTCTCGGCCTGGCCCTGAGAGGCATGATTACAGATCAAGATTAA
- a CDS encoding type II secretion system F family protein translates to MAKYSYIAKSQSGVTKTGFLDAKDETDLANALRQEGLFLVSFEAEIPQGAGKSPLSFKRGVGISDKIFFIRNLRMMALAGVSLPRAINTLAQQAKSKQFKKALLEIQEEVIRGKNLSESMRAYPEIFPEIFQNMIKIGEESGTLEQVLNNLARQLEKEQDLRSKIVSALIYPAVILSAMIGIGFLMLIIVVPQLAETFAELELTLPFTTRVVIWLGTSAQKYWYMIPLGIVALVFLLRQVLKLKAGKKLFDKISLKIPVVSKLIRETSSANFARTLGSLTGSGVPLVRSLEIISGTLNNVYFKESLLKAVEETKKGVKLSESLKPYNNLYLPIVIQMIEVGEETGETSQILDQLATFLEDEVSNATKNLASVIEPLLMLVVGAAVGFFAISMIQPMYSMLEAL, encoded by the coding sequence GTGGCTAAGTATTCTTATATTGCCAAATCTCAAAGCGGCGTAACGAAGACCGGATTCCTCGACGCCAAGGACGAAACCGATTTAGCTAACGCCCTTCGCCAAGAAGGTTTGTTTTTGGTTTCTTTCGAAGCGGAAATACCCCAAGGGGCCGGCAAATCCCCGCTATCTTTTAAAAGAGGAGTTGGCATTTCAGACAAGATATTTTTCATCCGCAACTTGAGGATGATGGCCTTGGCCGGGGTTTCTCTGCCGAGAGCCATCAATACTCTGGCCCAGCAGGCCAAGAGCAAACAGTTCAAAAAAGCTCTGTTGGAAATACAAGAAGAAGTGATCCGGGGAAAAAATCTTTCAGAGAGCATGAGGGCATACCCGGAGATCTTTCCGGAGATTTTCCAGAATATGATTAAGATCGGTGAGGAATCGGGAACCCTAGAGCAAGTTTTAAACAATCTAGCCAGGCAGCTGGAAAAGGAACAGGACTTGAGGTCAAAGATCGTCAGTGCCCTGATTTATCCAGCGGTGATCCTTTCGGCGATGATCGGAATCGGCTTTCTAATGCTGATTATCGTCGTTCCCCAGCTGGCCGAAACTTTTGCCGAGCTGGAATTGACCCTGCCTTTTACAACCAGGGTAGTGATCTGGCTGGGGACTTCGGCGCAAAAATATTGGTATATGATACCATTAGGGATTGTTGCCCTGGTTTTCCTTTTGCGCCAGGTTTTAAAACTGAAAGCCGGCAAAAAACTTTTTGATAAAATCTCTTTGAAAATTCCGGTGGTTTCCAAATTGATCAGGGAGACGAGCTCGGCCAATTTTGCCAGGACTCTCGGATCTTTGACAGGATCCGGTGTCCCTCTGGTCAGATCTTTGGAGATCATTTCTGGAACCCTTAATAACGTCTATTTTAAAGAGTCTTTATTAAAGGCAGTGGAGGAAACCAAGAAAGGAGTAAAGCTATCCGAGTCTTTAAAACCGTATAATAATCTTTATCTGCCGATCGTGATCCAGATGATCGAAGTCGGCGAGGAGACCGGCGAAACTTCCCAGATTCTCGACCAGCTAGCCACTTTTCTTGAAGACGAGGTTAGTAATGCCACTAAAAATCTGGCCTCGGTGATCGAACCCCTCTTAATGCTGGTTGTTGGCGCTGCTGTTGGCTTTTTTGCCATTTCTATGATTCAGCCGATGTATTCAATGCTGGAAGCGCTTTAA
- a CDS encoding GspE/PulE family protein — protein MRVEPQQLKAFLLDANLIKERQFDEVERISRETNQRIGDVLISHGLITQEQLAELEAYILGIPFVNLEKEKIDPEILRIIPEPIARTHNIIAFRKKGSNLEVAMLDPDDLGTIDFIKRKANLKIQPRLTTVESVKNAIRQYHQSLEAEFGSIIQKEAGVIKSVKEENIPEEIELEKAAEELPIIKIVDTLLKHAILQRASDIHIEPFEKEVLVRYRIDGILREAMVLPKKVLPGTIARIKVLANLKLDEHRLPQDGRFKAETEDYKYSIRVSILPVFDGEKVVMRLLAENTRALTLDELGLRGEALEEIQTGLRRPVGMILVTGPTGCGKTTTLYSMMEILNTPEVNISTVEDPVEYRIPRANQTQVNSKIGLTFASGLRSLVRQDPDIIMVGEIRDNETAGLAINAALTGHLVLSTIHTNSASGAVPRLIDMGVEPFLISSTVNVILAQRLVRRLTDDKTAYNFKSAELESLEKYCDLSKILKILKEEKIVKPGAGWEDISFYRPKPSKDYPDGYRSRLGIYEVLVVTPPIKELIVKQATADQVQEQAQKEGMITMIEDGFVKAAQGITSIEEVLRVIIE, from the coding sequence ATGAGAGTCGAACCTCAACAACTGAAAGCTTTTCTCTTAGACGCCAACCTAATCAAGGAAAGGCAATTCGACGAGGTGGAGAGAATAAGCCGGGAAACCAATCAGAGGATCGGCGACGTTTTGATCTCCCATGGGCTGATCACCCAAGAACAGCTGGCCGAACTCGAGGCTTACATTTTAGGTATTCCCTTTGTCAATTTGGAGAAAGAGAAGATCGATCCCGAGATTCTGAGGATTATCCCTGAGCCGATTGCTAGAACACATAACATTATCGCTTTCAGGAAAAAAGGCAGCAACCTGGAAGTGGCCATGCTTGATCCGGACGACCTGGGAACCATTGATTTCATCAAGAGGAAAGCCAATTTAAAAATCCAGCCCCGTTTAACCACGGTTGAAAGCGTCAAAAACGCCATCAGACAATATCATCAGAGCCTTGAAGCTGAATTCGGGTCGATTATCCAGAAAGAGGCCGGGGTCATCAAGTCGGTCAAGGAAGAAAATATTCCGGAAGAAATCGAACTCGAGAAAGCAGCCGAGGAACTGCCGATCATCAAGATCGTTGACACTCTTTTGAAGCACGCGATCCTACAGCGGGCTTCGGACATTCACATCGAGCCGTTTGAAAAAGAGGTTCTGGTTCGCTACCGGATCGACGGCATCTTAAGAGAAGCGATGGTTCTGCCCAAAAAAGTTTTGCCGGGCACTATCGCCAGAATCAAAGTTCTGGCCAACTTGAAGCTGGATGAGCACCGGCTTCCTCAAGACGGCCGGTTTAAGGCGGAAACCGAAGATTATAAGTATTCCATCCGCGTTTCAATCTTGCCGGTTTTCGACGGCGAGAAAGTGGTCATGAGGCTTTTGGCGGAAAACACCAGGGCTTTGACCTTAGACGAGCTGGGCTTGAGAGGAGAAGCTTTAGAGGAAATCCAAACTGGTCTCCGAAGGCCGGTTGGCATGATTCTGGTGACAGGCCCCACCGGCTGCGGTAAAACCACCACTCTTTACTCGATGATGGAGATTCTCAACACTCCCGAGGTGAACATCTCCACGGTTGAAGATCCGGTCGAATACCGCATTCCTCGGGCCAATCAGACCCAGGTAAATTCCAAGATCGGCCTGACTTTTGCTTCGGGATTGAGGTCTTTGGTCAGGCAAGACCCCGACATTATTATGGTCGGAGAAATCAGGGACAACGAAACCGCCGGCCTGGCAATCAATGCCGCTCTGACTGGACATCTGGTTTTGTCAACCATTCACACTAATTCGGCTTCGGGGGCCGTCCCCCGCCTCATCGACATGGGAGTCGAGCCGTTTCTGATTTCGTCCACCGTCAATGTCATCCTGGCCCAGAGGCTAGTCCGCCGGCTGACCGACGACAAAACCGCTTATAACTTCAAATCGGCAGAACTTGAAAGCTTGGAAAAGTATTGCGATTTAAGCAAGATCTTAAAGATTCTCAAAGAGGAGAAAATAGTAAAACCGGGAGCCGGCTGGGAAGACATCAGTTTCTATCGCCCCAAGCCTTCAAAAGACTACCCCGACGGCTACCGAAGCCGACTCGGCATCTATGAAGTTTTGGTCGTCACTCCTCCAATCAAAGAACTTATCGTCAAGCAGGCCACGGCAGACCAGGTCCAGGAGCAGGCCCAGAAAGAAGGGATGATAACGATGATTGAGGACGGTTTTGTCAAAGCGGCTCAGGGAATTACCAGCATCGAAGAAGTTTTAAGGGTAATTATCGAATAG
- a CDS encoding type II secretion system protein, producing the protein MIPKPKKGFTLLEMVVYIAVLAVIIGAVSSLFLWAFRSQRKARAIQEVADNGRVAMGAILQEIREAKKAYLPTSVFDSDSGQLSLETAKYLPAGETTAFVDFYLCQSRLCLKKEGEDPLAVTSGKVRVKKLRFTRLVTNQKDSFEIDLEIDFNNPKISDNQATIVLNSVASPRSY; encoded by the coding sequence ATGATTCCAAAACCCAAAAAAGGTTTTACGCTTCTGGAAATGGTCGTCTACATTGCGGTCTTGGCGGTCATCATCGGCGCCGTTTCCAGTTTGTTTTTGTGGGCATTCAGGAGCCAGAGAAAAGCGAGAGCGATCCAGGAAGTCGCCGACAACGGAAGGGTAGCCATGGGAGCCATTTTGCAAGAGATCAGGGAAGCAAAAAAGGCTTATCTGCCTACCAGCGTTTTTGATTCGGACTCAGGCCAGCTTTCTCTGGAAACGGCTAAGTACCTGCCTGCAGGAGAGACAACTGCTTTTGTCGATTTCTATCTCTGCCAGAGCCGACTCTGTCTGAAAAAGGAAGGAGAAGATCCTTTAGCCGTCACCTCGGGTAAAGTCAGGGTCAAAAAGCTGAGGTTTACGAGGCTGGTGACAAACCAGAAAGATTCTTTTGAGATTGATCTGGAGATCGATTTTAATAACCCAAAAATCTCGGACAATCAGGCGACCATAGTTTTAAATTCGGTAGCTTCTCCTAGAAGCTATTAA
- a CDS encoding DUF4446 family protein: MFNFLKKQKKEPQDLKEVISELRRLEGDINGLKSGLEKLKIASQSHFQKIGFVRYNPFEGVGSDQSFSLAILDANSNGFIVTSLFSREGNRVYAKAVEKGKSSYQLSDEEKEVLKKAVEFNG; the protein is encoded by the coding sequence ATGTTTAACTTTCTTAAAAAACAAAAAAAAGAACCCCAGGATTTAAAAGAAGTTATCAGCGAGTTAAGAAGACTGGAAGGCGATATAAACGGTTTAAAATCGGGGCTGGAGAAATTAAAAATCGCCAGCCAGTCGCATTTTCAGAAAATCGGTTTTGTCAGGTATAATCCGTTTGAAGGAGTGGGGTCTGATCAGAGTTTTTCTCTGGCGATTCTAGACGCCAACAGCAACGGTTTTATCGTCACTTCCCTATTTTCGCGCGAGGGCAATCGTGTTTACGCCAAAGCGGTTGAGAAAGGTAAATCCAGTTATCAATTGTCTGATGAAGAAAAAGAAGTTCTTAAAAAAGCGGTAGAATTCAATGGCTGA
- a CDS encoding trypsin-like peptidase domain-containing protein — protein MNLDSLVIRAIKKALPAVVSIVGNQELPRKKREGSQFWGLLEDKKTPFNISSQLKRSGRKISSGSGFIVTGNGVVATNSHLISPLVQEYRVILNSGDEFTAKIMATDFLNDLVFLKVEAKNLPIIELGDSEKLELGQTAIAMGTALGEFQNSVSVGVVSGLSRFISAKSMISGRVSKLRGLIQTDAAINPGNSGGPLVNLEGRAIGINTALVFGAENIGFAIPVNHLKEDIREIQKYGRIRKPFLGVRYLLLNKVLQQRNSLPVDYGALVVSEDVPDDQAIIPGSPAEKAGLKEFDIILECDGKKITEKKPLEEILRTLESGKEISLRVLRQEKEILLKTRLEEKN, from the coding sequence ATGAACTTAGATTCCTTAGTCATCAGAGCGATAAAAAAGGCTTTGCCGGCGGTCGTTTCCATTGTCGGCAACCAAGAGCTTCCGAGAAAAAAAAGAGAGGGTTCCCAATTTTGGGGTCTTTTGGAGGATAAAAAGACGCCTTTTAACATATCTTCCCAGTTGAAGAGAAGCGGGCGGAAAATCAGTTCCGGCTCGGGATTCATCGTCACCGGCAACGGCGTTGTCGCTACCAATAGCCACTTAATATCTCCGCTGGTACAAGAATACCGGGTGATCCTGAACTCCGGCGATGAATTCACGGCCAAGATTATGGCAACCGACTTTCTCAACGACCTCGTTTTCTTAAAAGTTGAAGCCAAAAACCTGCCGATAATCGAGCTGGGCGACTCTGAAAAACTGGAACTCGGCCAGACCGCTATTGCTATGGGCACGGCTCTCGGAGAGTTCCAGAACTCGGTTTCGGTCGGCGTCGTTTCCGGACTCAGTCGGTTTATCTCTGCCAAAAGCATGATCTCTGGCCGAGTCTCAAAATTAAGAGGTTTGATTCAGACCGACGCCGCCATTAATCCCGGAAACTCAGGCGGTCCCCTGGTTAATCTAGAGGGCAGAGCCATTGGCATCAACACCGCTTTGGTTTTCGGAGCCGAAAACATCGGCTTTGCCATCCCCGTTAACCACCTTAAAGAAGATATTCGAGAGATCCAGAAATACGGCAGAATCCGCAAGCCATTCCTCGGAGTCAGATACCTTTTGCTCAACAAGGTCTTGCAACAGAGGAATAGCCTGCCCGTTGATTACGGCGCCCTGGTGGTTTCCGAAGACGTGCCGGACGATCAAGCCATTATTCCCGGCAGCCCGGCGGAAAAAGCCGGTCTCAAGGAATTCGATATCATTCTTGAATGCGACGGCAAAAAAATCACTGAGAAAAAACCTTTGGAAGAAATTCTCCGAACTCTAGAATCGGGAAAGGAAATCAGTCTAAGGGTTCTTCGACAAGAAAAAGAGATTCTCTTGAAAACAAGACTGGAAGAAAAAAATTAG
- the rbfA gene encoding 30S ribosome-binding factor RbfA, with protein sequence MTKRILRLNELIKKELGQIILREIEFPSNVLATITRVETASNLSVARVFLSVFPESFFVQAAKILNSQIYFLQQELNEKLRMRPVPRLIFSQEKETIKAGRIEELLEQVKEKPMLKKPRKSGKMNQ encoded by the coding sequence ATGACAAAAAGGATTTTGCGGCTCAACGAGCTGATAAAAAAGGAGCTCGGCCAGATCATTTTGAGAGAAATTGAGTTTCCGAGCAATGTCTTGGCGACGATCACCCGGGTGGAAACGGCCTCCAATTTGAGCGTCGCCAGGGTGTTTTTGAGTGTTTTTCCGGAGAGTTTTTTTGTCCAAGCCGCCAAAATTCTCAATTCCCAGATTTATTTTCTTCAGCAGGAGTTAAATGAGAAGCTGAGAATGAGGCCGGTGCCTCGCTTGATTTTCTCTCAGGAAAAAGAGACGATTAAAGCGGGTAGAATCGAAGAACTGCTCGAACAAGTGAAAGAAAAGCCAATGTTGAAAAAACCTCGGAAAAGCGGTAAAATGAATCAATAA
- the infB gene encoding translation initiation factor IF-2: MAEEKDNNTGLVSRPPIVVVLGHVDSGKTSILDAVRKAHVAEKESGGITQHVGAYEAEVDGKKITFIDTPGHEAFSAMRSRGAKVADIAILVVDSIAGIQPQTKEAIGHVKKAGIGLMIALNKVDLPGVIPEKIKQELMKEGIQVESLGGKTPFVEVSAKTGKGIDALLEMILLMAEMADLKTDSGKPAEGVVIEAYLDSLRGPVATILLREGKLRIGDVIGTQTTCGKIKAMEDFQRLSLTEVLPSMPVVILGLESVPQVGDKVKIFPGIDEAKLYVQKKERKSADSPIILIEEGKKALNLILKADVLGSLEAIEEVLAGFPHDKIVLRILNKGVGEVNESDVKLAEAGKAVVVAFRVKTNSTALAVKERLKTRILSFEIIYALAKAVRQLMENALDLETERRTVGRLKVLAIFKTDKNRQIIGGKVIEGEIKKGAKLEVWHEEQSLGRGKLVSLQENKKDVVSAAKGRECGILFEGGARIVEGDILEAFEEEKHKAELE; encoded by the coding sequence ATGGCTGAAGAAAAGGACAATAATACGGGATTAGTTTCGCGGCCACCGATCGTGGTCGTTTTGGGCCACGTCGACTCTGGGAAAACTAGCATTTTGGACGCCGTCAGAAAAGCCCACGTGGCCGAAAAGGAATCGGGCGGCATTACCCAACACGTCGGCGCCTACGAAGCGGAAGTCGATGGCAAGAAAATTACCTTTATTGATACTCCCGGACACGAGGCTTTTTCAGCCATGAGGTCAAGGGGGGCAAAAGTCGCCGACATCGCCATATTAGTAGTAGACAGCATTGCCGGCATCCAGCCTCAGACCAAAGAAGCAATCGGTCACGTCAAAAAAGCGGGAATCGGTTTGATGATCGCCCTCAATAAAGTTGATTTGCCGGGAGTCATCCCCGAAAAGATCAAACAGGAATTAATGAAAGAGGGAATCCAGGTTGAATCTCTGGGCGGGAAGACTCCTTTCGTTGAGGTGTCGGCAAAAACCGGCAAAGGCATAGACGCCTTGCTGGAAATGATTCTTTTAATGGCGGAGATGGCGGATCTAAAGACCGACTCAGGCAAGCCCGCCGAAGGAGTCGTCATCGAGGCCTATCTCGACAGCCTGAGGGGGCCGGTAGCGACAATTCTTTTGAGGGAAGGCAAATTAAGAATCGGAGATGTGATTGGGACGCAGACCACCTGCGGAAAGATAAAGGCGATGGAGGATTTTCAGCGGCTTTCTTTGACAGAAGTTTTGCCTTCAATGCCGGTAGTGATTCTGGGCTTAGAAAGCGTTCCCCAGGTCGGCGACAAGGTCAAGATCTTTCCCGGCATTGACGAAGCCAAGCTTTATGTTCAGAAGAAGGAAAGGAAATCTGCAGACTCTCCGATCATCCTTATCGAAGAAGGCAAAAAGGCTTTGAACCTGATTTTGAAGGCAGACGTTTTAGGGTCTTTGGAGGCGATCGAAGAAGTCTTGGCCGGCTTTCCGCACGACAAGATCGTTTTGAGGATTTTAAATAAGGGCGTCGGCGAAGTCAACGAGAGCGACGTCAAGCTGGCTGAAGCCGGCAAGGCGGTTGTTGTCGCTTTTAGGGTGAAGACGAACTCAACCGCTCTGGCCGTAAAAGAAAGGCTAAAGACGAGGATTCTGTCGTTCGAGATCATCTACGCCCTGGCCAAAGCTGTCAGGCAGTTGATGGAGAACGCTTTGGATTTGGAAACCGAGAGAAGAACGGTCGGCAGGCTGAAAGTTCTGGCGATCTTTAAAACAGACAAAAACCGGCAGATTATCGGCGGCAAAGTGATTGAAGGAGAGATAAAGAAAGGGGCAAAGCTCGAGGTTTGGCACGAGGAACAAAGTCTCGGCCGGGGAAAACTGGTTTCTCTTCAGGAGAATAAGAAAGACGTGGTTTCTGCGGCAAAGGGGAGGGAGTGCGGAATTCTTTTTGAAGGCGGGGCAAGAATTGTTGAAGGAGATATTCTTGAAGCCTTTGAGGAAGAAAAGCACAAGGCAGAATTAGAATAA
- a CDS encoding HAMP domain-containing sensor histidine kinase, whose product MSSKTILDSINFVKQCKKYGLPLWQCPQFLFLILGLIVIISSLAIYFIGTHYSGDPEIVALIILTVAVFLITVNYSITRSFERLAEVAKLKSEFISIVSHQLRGPLANLRWTIDLLISGRVEQVSEKQSAYLSLLRENSQRMEGLVSDLLIVSRLESDDPLLKEEKASLAELVKKIISGSEPLAKASNVEIKLTLKEDLPETTFDTSQIEQVISNLLDNAIRYIKDKGLVEISLSKKENFLYLEVKDNGIGISIEDQKYIFQKFFRSEKALKAQAHGSGLGLYIARAIIKRSGGKIGFVSDENTGSTFWFALPIK is encoded by the coding sequence ATGTCTTCGAAAACCATTCTCGATTCAATCAACTTCGTCAAGCAGTGCAAAAAATACGGCCTTCCTTTATGGCAATGCCCCCAGTTTTTGTTTTTGATTCTGGGGCTGATTGTCATTATCTCGTCTCTGGCTATTTATTTTATCGGCACCCATTACAGCGGAGATCCGGAAATAGTCGCCCTGATCATTCTGACCGTAGCCGTCTTTTTAATAACTGTCAACTATTCGATTACCAGGAGCTTTGAGAGGCTGGCAGAGGTGGCCAAGCTCAAGTCGGAGTTCATCAGTATTGTTTCCCATCAGCTAAGGGGTCCGCTAGCCAATTTAAGATGGACGATTGATTTGCTGATATCCGGTCGGGTCGAGCAAGTTTCGGAAAAGCAGAGTGCCTACTTGAGCTTACTGAGAGAGAACAGCCAAAGGATGGAGGGATTGGTTTCGGATCTTTTGATCGTCTCGCGCCTCGAGAGCGATGACCCACTACTTAAAGAGGAAAAAGCCTCTTTGGCCGAGCTGGTTAAAAAAATCATTTCGGGATCCGAGCCTTTAGCCAAGGCTTCTAACGTGGAGATTAAATTAACTTTAAAAGAGGATTTGCCCGAAACCACTTTTGATACTTCTCAGATAGAGCAGGTCATTAGCAACCTTTTAGATAACGCTATCCGTTACATTAAGGATAAGGGATTAGTCGAGATTAGCCTTTCTAAGAAAGAAAACTTTCTTTATCTTGAAGTTAAGGATAACGGGATTGGCATTTCCATTGAGGACCAAAAATACATATTTCAGAAGTTTTTCCGCAGCGAAAAAGCCCTGAAAGCCCAAGCTCACGGCTCCGGCCTCGGTCTTTACATTGCCAGGGCGATAATCAAGAGATCTGGCGGAAAGATTGGTTTTGTTTCCGACGAAAACACGGGCTCTACTTTCTGGTTTGCCCTACCAATTAAATAA
- the rplS gene encoding 50S ribosomal protein L19, with amino-acid sequence MTNKTQVFLKPYLRSDLSEIRSGQQVKVFQKIKEGEKEKTHVFEGTVIARKHGKEAGATITIRRIAAGVGTEIILPLHLPSIEKIEILKKPKVRRAKLYYLRTAKGKRAKLKEKGAKPSTE; translated from the coding sequence ATGACGAATAAAACACAAGTATTTCTTAAGCCATATTTAAGATCCGACCTGTCCGAGATCAGGTCCGGTCAGCAGGTCAAGGTCTTCCAAAAGATTAAAGAAGGGGAGAAAGAAAAAACCCACGTTTTCGAAGGAACCGTCATCGCCAGAAAACACGGCAAAGAGGCTGGCGCCACAATCACCATTCGTCGGATAGCGGCCGGAGTCGGCACGGAAATAATCTTACCGCTTCATTTACCGTCAATAGAGAAGATCGAGATTTTAAAAAAACCCAAGGTTCGCCGGGCAAAGCTTTATTATTTGAGAACCGCCAAGGGCAAACGGGCGAAGTTAAAAGAAAAAGGAGCCAAGCCCTCAACAGAATAG
- a CDS encoding response regulator — MKKILLIEDEAALQKTFGDTLRSEGCQLVSATDGEVGLRLAKSETPDLIILDLILPKLNGLEVLKSLKEDQQTRGIPVIILTNLGDLENIEKALELGATTYLVKADHTLEEVIEKVKKALSE, encoded by the coding sequence ATGAAAAAGATCTTATTAATCGAAGACGAAGCAGCTCTCCAAAAGACTTTTGGAGACACTCTGCGCAGCGAAGGTTGCCAGTTAGTTTCGGCTACCGACGGCGAGGTCGGCCTAAGGCTTGCCAAAAGCGAAACACCGGACTTGATAATTCTCGACTTGATTCTGCCAAAACTCAATGGTTTGGAAGTTTTAAAGAGCCTCAAAGAGGATCAGCAAACTCGAGGGATTCCGGTCATTATTCTCACCAATCTTGGAGACTTGGAAAACATCGAAAAAGCCTTAGAGTTGGGAGCGACGACCTATCTAGTCAAGGCAGATCATACTCTCGAGGAAGTCATTGAAAAAGTGAAGAAAGCCTTAAGCGAATAA
- a CDS encoding PilN domain-containing protein has product MINLLPPQEKKENLSRKKLKLILIFEIGILLFLLSNLFILFSVKVYLGGEIDSEKINFSQRQKEVDVAAISNFQTNIKNLNENLGEIKSFYEKQVSLAGVFETISENLPQGSYLTSFSFHQEPELRKVSLTGYAPKRDDLLAFKSSLEGSRVFANIDFPPINWVSPENIEFYLNLEIK; this is encoded by the coding sequence ATGATAAACCTTTTGCCACCACAAGAAAAAAAGGAGAATCTTTCCAGAAAGAAACTGAAATTAATTTTAATATTTGAAATCGGAATCTTGCTGTTTTTGCTTTCTAATCTTTTCATCCTTTTTTCCGTTAAAGTCTATCTCGGCGGCGAGATTGATTCAGAAAAGATAAACTTTTCCCAGAGACAAAAAGAAGTGGACGTGGCGGCGATTTCGAATTTCCAGACCAATATAAAAAACCTGAATGAAAATCTCGGAGAAATAAAGTCTTTTTATGAAAAACAGGTTTCTCTGGCAGGGGTTTTTGAGACGATTTCCGAAAATCTGCCTCAGGGGAGCTATCTGACCAGCTTTTCTTTCCATCAGGAACCGGAATTGAGAAAGGTCAGCCTCACCGGCTATGCGCCAAAGAGGGATGATCTTTTGGCTTTCAAGAGTAGTCTCGAAGGCAGCCGGGTTTTCGCCAATATTGATTTCCCGCCGATCAACTGGGTTTCGCCGGAAAATATCGAATTTTATTTGAACCTCGAGATTAAATGA